Proteins encoded within one genomic window of Geotalea daltonii FRC-32:
- a CDS encoding efflux RND transporter permease subunit, translating into MIEKIIEYSARNRVIILMIFGLIIAWGVWSVYKTPVDAIPDLSDNQVIVFTEYPGRSPQVVEDQVTYPLAVNLQGLPQVRAVRASSAFGFSMIYVIFEDKADIYWARTRVLERLNYAASLLPPGVVPTLGPDGTGVGHVFWYTIEGKGYDLAQLRTLQDWFVRYQLNTVQGVAEVASIGGLVREYQIDLDPNKLFAYGLPVGKVMEAVKASNKDVGGKLIEQADAEYLIRGRGYVQSKADLENIVVGADMRGTPIYVKNLGTVQMGGAIRRGMLDMNGQGEAVGGIVVMRYGENAKDVIDRVKVKIKELEKGLPPGVKIMVSYDRSDLIARAIDTLKHSLLEESIVVSLVILIFLLHFQSALVIVLTLPIAVLISFITMKLMGVTSNIMSLGGIAIAIGVLVDAGVIMVENCYRHLSEMPPEERAAKRLEVIITSAKQVGRAIFFSLAIIILSFVPVFLLEGQEGKMFHPLAFTKTFSMMGSAFIAITLVPVLMYFFMRGKMPPESSNPVSTFFIRLYSPVIRWVLVWKKTTIALNVVALLIAIPMFMNLGSEFMPPLDEGSLLYMPVTLPNVSITEAKRLILVQDTIIKSVPEVEHVLGKVGRAETSTDPAPVSMFESIIILKPKDQWRPGIKKADIVAELDAKLQIPGVRNGWTQPIINRINMLSTGVRTDLGVKIFGNDLNVLKDLAVQAEAILKPIPGAADVVAERVTGGNYIDIDIDREAAARYGVKVGDIQDVIETSLGGEMLSTTVEGRNRFPIRIRYLRDYRDSIPAIRRILVSGMEGAQVPLSLVTKLKISTGAPEINSEGGLLRSLVFLNVRGRDMGGFVTEAKEVLEKQLKLPPGYYVAWSGQWENQIRAKARLQMLVPAGILIIFILLYFTFHSALEASMVMLSVPFALIGGVYLVSALGYNMSVAVWVGFIALYGIAVETGVVMVIYLHEALDKKLINGPCTEQDIYDATFEGAVLRLRPKLMTVAVALLGLVPIMWSSGTGADVMKPIAAPMIGGMISSAIHVLIMTPVIFVLMKKHDLKKGKLKYSGMKH; encoded by the coding sequence ATGATCGAAAAAATTATCGAATATTCCGCCCGTAACCGGGTCATCATCCTGATGATCTTCGGCCTGATCATTGCCTGGGGTGTCTGGTCGGTCTACAAGACCCCAGTGGATGCCATCCCGGACTTGTCCGACAACCAGGTGATCGTCTTTACCGAGTATCCCGGCCGGTCACCCCAGGTGGTGGAAGACCAGGTCACCTATCCCTTGGCGGTAAACCTGCAGGGACTGCCCCAGGTGCGCGCCGTGCGTGCCTCTTCGGCCTTCGGCTTCTCCATGATTTATGTCATCTTCGAGGACAAGGCGGACATCTATTGGGCGAGGACTCGCGTTCTCGAACGGCTGAACTATGCCGCATCGCTGCTGCCGCCGGGGGTGGTGCCGACCTTGGGCCCTGACGGCACCGGTGTCGGCCATGTCTTCTGGTACACCATCGAGGGGAAAGGCTATGACCTGGCGCAGCTCAGGACCCTGCAGGACTGGTTTGTCCGCTACCAGCTGAACACTGTCCAGGGGGTGGCCGAGGTTGCTTCCATCGGGGGCCTGGTGCGCGAATACCAGATCGACCTGGACCCCAACAAGCTCTTTGCCTACGGATTGCCGGTGGGCAAGGTCATGGAGGCGGTCAAGGCCTCCAATAAGGACGTGGGGGGCAAACTCATCGAGCAGGCCGATGCCGAATATCTCATCCGTGGCCGGGGCTATGTGCAGTCCAAGGCGGACCTGGAGAACATTGTCGTCGGCGCCGACATGCGCGGAACCCCAATCTATGTGAAAAACCTGGGCACAGTGCAGATGGGGGGCGCCATACGCCGGGGCATGCTCGATATGAACGGCCAAGGCGAGGCGGTCGGCGGCATCGTCGTCATGCGCTACGGCGAGAATGCCAAGGATGTCATCGACCGGGTCAAGGTCAAGATCAAGGAGTTGGAGAAGGGGCTACCTCCCGGCGTGAAAATCATGGTCTCCTATGACCGTTCCGACCTGATCGCCCGGGCCATCGACACCCTCAAACACTCATTACTGGAAGAGTCCATCGTCGTTTCCCTGGTCATTCTCATCTTCCTGCTGCACTTCCAGAGCGCCCTGGTCATTGTCCTGACCCTCCCCATCGCCGTGCTCATCTCCTTCATCACCATGAAACTGATGGGGGTCACCTCCAACATCATGTCCCTTGGGGGTATCGCCATCGCCATCGGGGTCCTGGTGGATGCCGGGGTCATCATGGTGGAAAACTGCTACCGCCACCTGTCGGAGATGCCGCCGGAAGAGCGGGCGGCAAAGCGGCTCGAAGTGATCATCACCAGTGCCAAACAGGTCGGCCGGGCAATTTTCTTTTCCCTTGCCATCATCATCCTTTCCTTTGTGCCGGTCTTCCTCCTGGAAGGGCAGGAAGGAAAGATGTTCCACCCCCTGGCCTTCACCAAGACCTTCTCCATGATGGGCTCTGCCTTCATCGCCATCACCCTGGTGCCGGTACTGATGTATTTCTTCATGCGGGGCAAGATGCCACCAGAGAGCAGCAACCCGGTCTCCACTTTCTTTATCAGGCTCTATTCGCCGGTCATTCGCTGGGTTCTGGTGTGGAAAAAGACCACCATTGCCTTGAACGTCGTGGCCCTGCTGATTGCCATACCCATGTTCATGAATCTCGGCTCCGAATTCATGCCCCCCCTTGATGAGGGATCGCTCCTCTACATGCCGGTCACCCTGCCCAACGTCTCCATCACCGAGGCGAAGCGCCTGATCCTGGTGCAGGACACCATCATAAAAAGTGTCCCCGAGGTGGAGCATGTGCTTGGCAAGGTAGGGCGTGCCGAGACCTCCACCGACCCGGCGCCGGTCTCCATGTTCGAGAGCATCATCATTCTCAAGCCCAAGGACCAGTGGCGGCCGGGAATCAAGAAGGCTGATATCGTTGCCGAACTGGATGCCAAACTGCAGATTCCCGGCGTGCGCAACGGCTGGACCCAGCCGATCATCAACCGCATCAACATGCTCTCCACCGGGGTGCGGACCGACCTGGGGGTAAAGATCTTCGGCAATGACCTGAATGTGCTGAAAGATCTGGCGGTACAGGCGGAGGCGATCCTCAAACCCATTCCCGGTGCTGCTGATGTTGTTGCAGAGCGGGTTACCGGCGGCAATTACATCGACATCGACATCGACCGTGAGGCAGCCGCCCGCTACGGGGTCAAGGTCGGGGATATTCAGGATGTCATCGAAACATCCCTTGGTGGCGAGATGCTCTCAACCACCGTAGAAGGGCGCAACCGTTTCCCGATCCGCATCCGCTACCTGCGCGACTACCGGGACAGCATCCCCGCCATCCGCCGTATCCTGGTTTCAGGTATGGAAGGCGCCCAGGTGCCGCTGTCCCTGGTTACGAAGCTCAAGATCTCCACCGGAGCCCCCGAGATCAACAGCGAAGGAGGGCTATTACGTTCGCTGGTCTTTCTTAACGTCCGCGGCCGGGACATGGGGGGCTTCGTCACCGAGGCCAAGGAAGTGCTGGAAAAGCAGCTGAAGCTGCCTCCCGGATACTACGTGGCCTGGTCCGGCCAGTGGGAAAACCAGATTCGAGCCAAGGCCCGCCTGCAGATGCTGGTGCCGGCCGGAATCCTGATCATCTTCATCCTCCTCTACTTCACCTTCCATTCGGCACTGGAGGCGAGCATGGTCATGCTTTCGGTTCCTTTCGCCCTGATAGGGGGAGTCTATCTGGTATCGGCGTTAGGATATAACATGTCGGTGGCGGTCTGGGTCGGCTTCATCGCCCTCTACGGCATTGCCGTGGAGACCGGGGTGGTGATGGTCATTTACCTCCATGAGGCCTTGGACAAGAAGCTGATCAATGGCCCCTGCACCGAGCAGGATATCTATGATGCAACCTTCGAGGGGGCGGTTCTGCGACTGCGGCCGAAGCTGATGACCGTTGCCGTCGCCCTCCTGGGTTTGGTGCCGATCATGTGGTCATCGGGCACCGGCGCCGACGTGATGAAACCGATTGCAGCACCGATGATCGGCGGGATGATTTCTTCGGCGATTCATGTGTTGATTATGACGCCGGTTATCTTTGTCCTGATGAAGAAGCATGACCTGAAAAAAGGGAAACTCAAATACTCCGGCATGAAGCACTAA
- a CDS encoding GerMN domain-containing protein gives MKITHAIVILILALSANAGCKQQENSSEPGKVTTTSAYEKAFGPAPPVDKGTAFAFVIYFPLAKEPSKVVPFPFFTFDEASMKKIAIERLLSGMDTGSYQGEFMTSPPGTRIVSITDDKGAVTVTLSKVPESLPLAIALTLQQFKGVSTVHILEDGSQNPLKVVADETAIRPPGPPRLLSVVALRDKGAKEIEEVDAYFDRPVEVEELKLMSGDGEQLPGDLYHSVFDMAGVLKPKDRAQLKEQMPVHVRWKVVDKLGRQAQGDKVWQLEVKEH, from the coding sequence ATGAAAATCACTCATGCCATAGTTATTCTGATTTTAGCACTGTCTGCGAACGCGGGTTGCAAACAGCAAGAAAATTCATCCGAGCCAGGAAAAGTCACTACCACATCTGCCTACGAAAAAGCTTTCGGCCCTGCTCCCCCAGTGGACAAAGGAACTGCGTTCGCGTTTGTCATCTATTTCCCCTTGGCCAAAGAACCATCAAAGGTCGTACCGTTTCCTTTCTTCACCTTCGATGAAGCAAGCATGAAAAAGATTGCCATAGAGCGGCTCTTGAGCGGCATGGATACAGGCAGCTACCAGGGCGAGTTTATGACCTCGCCACCGGGAACCCGAATCGTTTCCATAACCGATGATAAGGGTGCCGTAACGGTAACTCTCAGTAAGGTTCCTGAAAGCCTTCCTCTTGCCATTGCTCTGACTCTTCAGCAATTCAAGGGAGTTTCCACTGTCCATATTCTGGAAGACGGGAGCCAAAACCCTCTCAAGGTGGTAGCAGACGAAACTGCAATCAGGCCACCGGGGCCTCCCAGACTTCTCAGTGTGGTGGCCCTCAGGGATAAAGGAGCAAAAGAGATCGAAGAAGTCGATGCCTATTTCGACCGTCCTGTGGAGGTTGAAGAGCTGAAGCTGATGTCCGGGGATGGCGAACAACTCCCCGGTGATCTTTACCACTCGGTATTCGACATGGCCGGCGTCCTTAAACCCAAGGATCGGGCGCAGTTGAAGGAGCAGATGCCGGTCCACGTGCGCTGGAAGGTAGTGGACAAGCTGGGCAGGCAGGCGCAAGGGGATAAGGTCTGGCAGCTGGAAGTGAAGGAACATTAA
- a CDS encoding cytochrome c yields MRSTISLICIFSALAVNGATFAHGTEQHGKAAKNTHQMKKLHAMMPMLSTASARLEKALDEGDTAAAEAATRQILLAIPDLKKSTPHRNIKQKKQYVVLAGDLEQAVSSTLDLAKKRDQAGAKAAFRKAKEACAACHEKFRD; encoded by the coding sequence ATGAGAAGCACCATCAGTCTTATCTGCATTTTTTCTGCGTTAGCAGTTAACGGAGCCACTTTCGCTCATGGTACGGAACAGCATGGCAAGGCGGCGAAGAATACCCACCAGATGAAGAAGCTGCATGCAATGATGCCGATGCTTTCCACTGCTTCAGCCAGACTGGAAAAAGCATTGGATGAAGGCGACACAGCTGCCGCTGAGGCAGCAACACGGCAAATTCTATTAGCGATTCCGGATCTGAAAAAATCCACTCCCCACAGGAATATCAAACAGAAGAAACAGTATGTTGTGCTGGCAGGAGATCTTGAACAGGCTGTAAGCTCGACGCTTGATCTGGCAAAAAAGAGAGATCAAGCCGGTGCAAAAGCAGCCTTCAGGAAGGCAAAGGAGGCATGTGCAGCATGCCATGAAAAATTTCGTGATTGA
- a CDS encoding YHS domain-containing protein, translating into MVNETTLGEKITSRLQQHKRDLAKQQQQLDSRMKDLLEEREQLASVGKVWIEKVILPRLKELEKYFDNGKVEIMNLDSNLSCACEFAHTTRFPATVRLNISLLPGNGYLTARYDLTILPVLMEYTLTVEEKFSIESDEEALAIWVEDRIVDFIDTYLRLETHPLYQKDNTVVDIVCGMRIPSISATSKVERDGRIFYFCSEHCREAFIKQNN; encoded by the coding sequence ATGGTAAATGAAACCACTTTAGGCGAAAAGATTACGAGCCGCCTTCAACAGCATAAGCGTGACCTTGCTAAACAACAACAGCAGTTGGACAGCAGAATGAAAGACCTGCTTGAAGAGCGTGAGCAGCTGGCTTCGGTTGGCAAGGTATGGATTGAAAAGGTAATTCTTCCACGCCTGAAGGAACTGGAAAAATACTTCGACAACGGTAAAGTGGAAATCATGAACCTTGATTCGAATCTGAGCTGTGCCTGTGAATTTGCCCATACAACGAGATTTCCTGCCACTGTCAGGCTTAATATCTCCTTGTTGCCTGGTAACGGATACCTGACGGCGCGCTATGACCTGACTATTCTTCCTGTACTGATGGAGTACACACTCACTGTGGAAGAAAAATTTTCCATTGAAAGCGACGAAGAAGCACTGGCCATCTGGGTAGAAGACCGTATAGTAGATTTCATAGATACATATCTGCGCCTGGAAACGCATCCGCTCTACCAGAAAGACAATACGGTGGTCGATATTGTCTGTGGAATGCGCATCCCTTCAATCTCGGCAACCAGTAAAGTAGAACGTGATGGCAGAATATTTTATTTTTGTTCTGAGCACTGCAGGGAGGCTTTTATCAAGCAGAATAATTAG
- a CDS encoding ATP-dependent DNA helicase: MGLYLCGKILYTHAMVAAQKLINIPLREFAIPVPRKGSIEALSGYGRAAAEGQEIHLKVQKKRAKSDGSYRSEVAIGAEFQREEFCFRVDGRMDGLFDTEPPKIEEIKSTFNLSELARRLDNQPLDHPYCLQLFSYGYFYWLRQGVIPELSFHLVSSRSADSLDLPLQLDITLYEQWLEERLDELVRETRLAEKRAARRRKMAAGFVFPFPDPRPGQIELMETIDQGMNEGKPMLIQAPTGLGKTVGVLYPVLKEALGRGQQVIYVTPKNSQHSVAEDAVRRFHDTGSHLKSLSITAKGKICFKNEPLCNPEFCEYALDYYTKVYEYGIRDLLARKRKLTARSFRELGEKYQVCPFELQLEGMEEADVVICDYNYIFAPRSALSGMTNPGIDQTGKANLVIDEAHNLPSRAMECYSPALSSVVLEKMRNEIKSIAQRFRREAENILDGCLSTVASCGHGKKPAVIEPPVDAFLEQDIRLRTLLTRYLESMVEIQHHDVILRLSFYWSEFTNALEYAADPARAEFFTTWHPTGTVKITCCDASAMIRDCYDNYQQVVAFSATLKPFDYYKTLSGLDLEKTLTAEFTSPFPTHRRKLMLIPQVSTRYSQRERNYARIAEAVVRIASLRRGNYIVFFPSFDFLERLAAFFQLPAGFSLILQERNIKTSQVKTIMEQLQETNGANIVFAVQGGSLAEGMDYAGETLIGAFIVGPPLPSFDLEREEMRRYYQQRYGAGFDYAYIIPAMAKAVQAAGRVIRSETDRGLIVLMDSRFTEPGYSRSMPADWFRSEARELVSDSILGEVDEFWRSGDADEGLAADGLCQP; this comes from the coding sequence ATGGGTCTTTATCTCTGCGGTAAAATACTCTACACTCATGCCATGGTCGCAGCTCAAAAATTAATCAACATCCCCCTGAGGGAATTCGCCATACCTGTGCCCAGGAAAGGGAGCATCGAGGCCCTTTCGGGATACGGCCGCGCAGCCGCCGAGGGCCAGGAAATTCATCTCAAGGTGCAAAAGAAGCGGGCGAAGAGCGACGGGTCCTACCGCTCTGAAGTGGCCATCGGCGCAGAGTTTCAGAGGGAAGAGTTCTGCTTCCGGGTGGATGGGCGCATGGACGGCCTGTTTGATACCGAGCCGCCTAAAATTGAGGAGATAAAGTCTACTTTCAACCTGTCGGAACTGGCCCGCCGCCTTGACAATCAGCCGCTGGACCATCCCTACTGCCTGCAGCTGTTCAGTTACGGCTATTTTTACTGGCTCAGACAAGGAGTTATCCCTGAGTTATCCTTTCATCTGGTTTCTTCCCGTAGCGCTGACTCACTTGATCTGCCGCTGCAGCTGGATATTACTCTCTATGAACAGTGGCTGGAGGAAAGACTTGACGAACTGGTCAGGGAAACACGGTTGGCTGAAAAACGGGCAGCCCGGCGGCGAAAGATGGCCGCAGGCTTTGTCTTTCCCTTCCCTGATCCGCGCCCCGGCCAGATTGAACTCATGGAGACCATCGACCAGGGGATGAACGAAGGGAAACCGATGCTGATCCAGGCTCCCACCGGGTTGGGAAAAACGGTCGGCGTGCTCTACCCGGTACTGAAAGAGGCCTTGGGCAGGGGGCAGCAGGTCATCTACGTCACACCGAAAAACAGCCAGCATTCCGTTGCCGAAGATGCCGTCCGCCGTTTCCATGATACCGGTTCCCACCTCAAATCCCTCTCCATTACCGCCAAGGGAAAGATCTGCTTCAAGAACGAACCGTTGTGCAACCCTGAATTCTGCGAATATGCACTAGATTACTACACCAAGGTGTATGAATATGGCATTCGTGATCTTCTTGCCCGCAAAAGAAAGCTGACGGCGCGTAGTTTTCGGGAACTGGGGGAGAAATACCAGGTCTGTCCATTCGAATTGCAGCTTGAGGGGATGGAAGAGGCCGATGTGGTGATCTGCGACTACAATTACATCTTTGCCCCCAGATCGGCTCTCTCCGGCATGACCAACCCAGGTATCGACCAGACAGGCAAGGCGAATCTGGTCATCGACGAGGCACACAATCTTCCTTCAAGAGCGATGGAATGCTATTCGCCGGCGCTCTCCTCGGTGGTATTGGAGAAAATGCGTAATGAAATAAAATCTATCGCACAGCGTTTTCGCAGGGAAGCTGAAAACATTCTCGATGGCTGCCTCAGTACCGTTGCCTCCTGCGGCCATGGCAAAAAACCTGCTGTTATCGAGCCCCCTGTAGACGCATTTCTTGAGCAGGACATTCGACTGCGTACCCTTCTTACCCGCTACCTGGAGTCCATGGTGGAAATACAGCACCATGATGTCATTCTCCGTCTTAGTTTTTACTGGTCGGAATTCACCAACGCCCTTGAATATGCGGCAGACCCTGCGCGGGCAGAATTTTTCACCACCTGGCATCCAACCGGCACGGTCAAAATAACGTGCTGCGACGCCTCAGCCATGATCAGGGACTGCTATGACAATTATCAGCAAGTGGTGGCCTTTTCCGCCACGCTCAAACCATTCGACTACTATAAAACCCTTTCCGGACTGGACCTGGAAAAGACCCTGACGGCGGAGTTTACCTCCCCCTTCCCCACGCATCGGCGAAAGCTGATGCTGATCCCGCAGGTTTCAACCCGCTACAGCCAAAGGGAGCGGAATTATGCGAGGATCGCCGAAGCGGTGGTGCGCATTGCCTCCCTGCGCCGCGGCAATTATATCGTCTTCTTTCCCAGCTTTGATTTTCTCGAACGGTTGGCAGCGTTTTTCCAACTTCCTGCCGGTTTCTCCCTCATCCTGCAGGAGCGGAACATCAAGACCAGTCAAGTGAAAACGATCATGGAGCAGCTCCAGGAGACCAATGGGGCAAATATCGTTTTTGCCGTTCAGGGAGGGTCCCTGGCCGAAGGGATGGACTATGCCGGGGAAACGTTGATAGGTGCCTTCATTGTCGGACCGCCCCTGCCGAGCTTCGATCTGGAAAGGGAGGAGATGAGGCGCTATTATCAGCAGCGATACGGCGCCGGTTTCGACTATGCCTATATCATTCCCGCCATGGCCAAAGCGGTCCAGGCAGCCGGCAGAGTCATCCGCTCGGAGACCGATCGCGGTTTGATCGTCCTCATGGACAGCAGGTTCACGGAACCTGGTTACAGCCGTTCCATGCCCGCCGACTGGTTCCGGTCGGAGGCAAGGGAACTTGTTTCCGATAGTATTCTCGGAGAAGTGGACGAATTCTGGCGCAGTGGAGATGCGGATGAAGGTCTTGCCGCTGATGGTCTGTGTCAACCTTAA
- the nifV gene encoding homocitrate synthase, with product MEGISSSIIIDDTTLRDGEQTAGVVFSKKEKIAIATMLDAMGIQELECGIPAMGKDEQASIRALVDLGLNARLITWNRAVREDIEASIACGVKAVDISLSVSDIMIAHKLGKNREWVKDQLKRTLEFCKKKGLYVSVGGEDSSRAEIPFLLELMSIALEFGADRFRYCDTLGILDPFTMFDNIAALRRGVPELDLEVHTHNDLGMATANAIAGIRAGARFVNTTVNGLGERAGNAALEEVVMALKLALGIELGIETRQFHQISKLVGSASRRPVPPWKAVVGERVFSHESGLHTDGVIKDPANYEGFDPEEVGLRRHLVVGKHSGASGLMERYRSMGIHMEREEAKMLLCRVRSTAQRNKQALSDKDLSRLYLDNKADNWAA from the coding sequence ATGGAAGGAATCAGCAGCAGTATCATTATCGATGACACCACCCTTCGTGACGGCGAGCAGACGGCAGGTGTGGTTTTCAGCAAAAAGGAAAAGATCGCCATCGCCACCATGCTCGACGCCATGGGCATCCAGGAGCTGGAATGCGGCATACCGGCCATGGGCAAAGATGAACAAGCATCCATTCGTGCCCTGGTCGACCTTGGGCTCAATGCCCGGCTTATTACCTGGAACCGCGCCGTCAGGGAGGATATCGAGGCAAGCATTGCCTGTGGTGTCAAGGCGGTGGATATCTCCCTTTCCGTCTCGGATATCATGATTGCCCATAAATTGGGCAAAAATAGAGAATGGGTAAAGGACCAGTTAAAACGGACTCTTGAATTCTGCAAGAAAAAAGGGCTGTATGTCTCGGTCGGTGGCGAAGATTCAAGCCGTGCGGAGATTCCTTTTCTCCTGGAACTGATGTCCATTGCCCTGGAATTTGGCGCCGACCGCTTCCGTTACTGCGACACCCTCGGTATTCTCGATCCATTTACCATGTTTGACAATATAGCCGCGCTGCGCCGGGGAGTGCCCGAACTGGACCTGGAGGTCCACACCCACAACGATTTGGGCATGGCCACGGCCAATGCCATTGCCGGTATCAGGGCGGGTGCACGCTTTGTCAACACCACCGTCAATGGCCTGGGTGAGCGTGCCGGCAATGCAGCCCTGGAAGAGGTGGTCATGGCCCTGAAACTGGCATTGGGCATTGAGCTCGGAATCGAGACCAGACAGTTTCATCAAATTTCGAAGCTGGTAGGCTCCGCTTCCCGGCGGCCCGTTCCCCCCTGGAAAGCCGTGGTGGGGGAACGGGTATTCTCCCACGAGTCGGGACTCCATACTGATGGGGTTATCAAGGATCCTGCAAACTATGAAGGGTTTGATCCCGAAGAGGTGGGGCTCAGGCGGCACCTTGTGGTTGGCAAGCACTCCGGCGCCAGTGGACTGATGGAAAGGTACCGTTCCATGGGGATCCACATGGAACGGGAGGAAGCCAAGATGCTCCTTTGCCGGGTCAGATCCACCGCACAACGAAACAAGCAGGCATTGAGCGATAAAGATCTCTCCAGGCTGTACCTGGATAATAAGGCAGACAACTGGGCCGCTTGA
- the nifH gene encoding nitrogenase iron protein — translation MRQIAIYGKGGIGKSTTTQNLVAGLASLGKKMMIVGCDPKADSTRLILHAKAQNTVMDLVRELGTVEDLELEDVLKIGYGDTKCVESGGPEPGVGCAGRGVITAINFLEENGAYTPDLDFVFYDVLGDVVCGGFAMPIRENKAEEIYIVCSGEMMAMYAANNISKGILKYASSGKVRLGGLICNARKTDKEFELVSALAAKLGTQMIHFVPRDNQVQRAEMRRMTVIEYSPEHPQAEEYRTLAKKISENKMLVVPTPLEMEELEDLLMEYGIMEAEDESVVGVAEAAAK, via the coding sequence ATGAGACAGATAGCGATCTACGGCAAGGGCGGCATCGGCAAGTCAACCACAACCCAGAATCTGGTGGCGGGACTCGCCTCCCTCGGCAAGAAGATGATGATCGTCGGCTGCGATCCCAAGGCCGACTCCACCCGCCTCATCCTCCACGCCAAGGCGCAGAACACGGTCATGGACCTGGTGCGGGAACTGGGGACGGTTGAGGATCTGGAGCTGGAAGATGTTCTAAAGATCGGCTACGGCGACACCAAGTGCGTCGAATCCGGTGGCCCGGAGCCGGGTGTCGGCTGCGCCGGCCGTGGCGTCATCACCGCCATCAACTTTCTGGAAGAGAACGGCGCCTACACTCCGGACCTGGACTTCGTCTTCTACGACGTTCTCGGCGACGTCGTCTGCGGCGGGTTCGCCATGCCGATCCGGGAGAACAAGGCCGAAGAGATCTACATCGTTTGCTCCGGCGAGATGATGGCCATGTACGCCGCCAACAACATCTCCAAGGGGATCCTCAAGTACGCATCGAGCGGCAAGGTCCGCCTCGGCGGCCTGATCTGCAACGCCAGAAAGACCGACAAGGAATTTGAACTGGTCAGCGCCCTGGCAGCAAAACTCGGTACCCAGATGATCCACTTCGTTCCCCGCGACAATCAGGTTCAAAGGGCTGAGATGCGCCGGATGACGGTCATCGAATATTCCCCGGAACATCCACAGGCAGAGGAGTACCGGACCTTGGCGAAGAAGATATCCGAGAACAAGATGCTGGTGGTTCCTACGCCGCTGGAGATGGAAGAGCTGGAAGACCTGCTCATGGAGTACGGTATCATGGAGGCGGAGGATGAGAGTGTCGTCGGCGTAGCCGAGGCTGCTGCTAAGTGA